The following nucleotide sequence is from Mangifera indica cultivar Alphonso chromosome 1, CATAS_Mindica_2.1, whole genome shotgun sequence.
GAGAAGAATATCCAGAGTCATTGGAACCAGGCAGTCCATGGGCTAACTGTTAATGTTCGGAAGATGTTCTTGGAAATGGATATGGAATTATTTGAAGAGTGCCAGATTCAGTATACAGAGAAACAGTCGAGGGCCAAAGAGATGGAAGAACAGCGAGAGTTGACATGGAAGAGGCTGGCAGATGTGGCAGCTGAGAGAGGGGGAGAGTATATGGTTACGGCCTAACTGATTGCTGTGAGTCAGATGGCCCATCCTAAAAACATGGATGGTTAGACAGTAAAGATGACAATGGATAGCTCATCCCTGTTTTGGTGacattttttttcccctctaaaattttattctctttaatatatatatatatatatatattatctcattAAAGATATCAGAAAACAGCAGCAGCATAATATGTAATTTAACCAGTGTGGAATTTGTTAGTATGATGCTGCTGATTAAGAATTATTTCTAAAGGATATGTTGTAATTTTGTTCACCCATATTTGCTCCtatacaaaaccaaaaaaaaaaaaaaattgagtcaCCCAGTTTGTATTATCACTTGTAAATTAGAATTGTTATTTTCGGATAAATTATGTGAAATTATAGATATTAATAATGGGTGGCTTTGAAGAGCCGCAATTATGTGGCTTTTCGGAACAGTGAATATAGACAGCACgaaattttgtttatggttTATGGGTTACGTGGGAGAATTGAGGATGGCGAATCGTGTGAGTTGGGTAGATGGAGCTTGTCCATTTTTATCAATACACGAGTGAATACGTATAATTTATATGTGATTTCAATcgtgaaaaataaatttatttcatatttgtttccGGGTAATTTCGTCCAAACATAATGTATGTATTAGTTTTGTGTGTCTGATCCTTAAAAGGctgttcaatttagtttgaattcctCTAATTTTGATCATCTTCCCACCAGTCTTTGCCATCAAGTGGTTAAAGCCAGCCacacaataatattattatatatctgGGATAGAAATAGAAGTGGGGAAAATCCTTTAGTTCTAGAACTCCGTCAACATCCAATCACTTGCTTTCTTATTTTCTCATCTAATCCCCAACACAACACAGCACGGCACAACTACTCAATTGGAGCTTTAATGTCGAAAAAAGGAGGGGCTGCACTCCAAAAGGATGCGCCTTGGAGGCAATCCTCTGGGAAACCTATTCCCAAAATCCATCACTCTCCTATTGTTCGTCTTCCCAATACTCCTTATTCTAATTACGCCCTTTCCATCTCCCAGGTGCCTGTTATCTTTAAAGCttttataacttatttattatatgcATCAATTTGATgtgggttttatatttttattttattgcagCATCCTAATCCTGTAGGAACTGGGTTGGCTATGGATGCTATTGTTGAAGCAGCTGGTCCTGACTGCATCGTCCCTGGACAAATTAAACCCATCAGATTACTCGGTCTCAAGGTGCTTCTTCTCTTTCAATcttcttttgttattattttatttttaaacttaatatgtTCTACATATTATTAACCTTCTTGTGTTAACGAAATCATAGCTTCACTGTTATCCTTCTTTGGCCATTTTTATTGCTATGACATGGATAGtgcagaaattttttaattaagcgTATCTCTTCTCCAAGCAATATAAgcaagattaaatttttgtcatttgagAGGTGCCTCTTTTAGTCTTTATAGTCTCATCAGAAAATTTCCTATGCGAAATTCATGGGGGTGTATAATAAATTCACAATTCAGAGGTCTCTTCCCTCAATTTGTACTGTTGAAAACAGAGAACAAAAGAGCATAGttctatcttttttcttttgttttctatgTTCCAAGTTAATTATCAATTAAGATGAACAAAGACGAAATATGATAGGGAAGTCTTACAATAGCACGAAATAACAGTTATGTTGGCAGTTGTAATAACTACACTCTTATGTCGCTCTTGTTTGTGGACAATTAACTCAGAACACAGAGGAACAAAGATTCATTGCTAAATGTTCTTTTGTTCTCAGCTCCCTATTTTGCACATCAAGGCAAGAGGCCTTTGTGCTGTGTATTTGTTATATCCTTCTCAATTTTTGTACAGGAAATTTCAGTGAGATTATTGAAGACTAATAGAGGCACATGTAGCACTCAAATTACTGTATTCCTGTTCATATTGCTTGGAGAAGAGAGAATTATGCTTAATAAAATCTTGCATTGTTTAGTTTCCGACTACTGGATCCGTTTGCAACATGAATTAGCTTTTACATCTGATGCAAGCAATTGATATATGGACAATATTGAACTTGTAAAAAAGACCATTTAACGTGTAATTGAATATACATGTTATGGTAAGATAAAAATACCTTGAAATaagattttgttattatttgttgCTGCTTTGCTGTTATTCCTGATATTGATTTGTTGTTGGTGCCTCTTGTTTATTTGGTGGTGCAAATGCAGAAATATGTGACTGTTACTTGAAGGaaatttgatatatgtttaGAAAGAGCATTGAAACCTTTGATTTGGTGGtcatttaagaaattttttgttttccttctgTGGAACATCCACTTGTTTTTGTAACAGATGTGAATGCATggttctctttttgttttttgtggttattttataaattatactattttcattttaaaggtTGTAGTTGCTTCTTATGCTTAGACTTTTAGTTTAATGCTTTTATGAAGAGAATGTGAGTTATCCTACATAATGCAGTTTGATAGGGAGAACCTAAATACACTGGTCTTTCATGGTTCTTATTATGATGGCATGGCCTCCTTTTATTTCTTGGTCAAGTGTATATCATTGAAAAGTGCTGTtcctatttttccttttattttttcctcatATGTTTTCTGTTTCATCCTTACATGTTTTTCCTTTCTTGTATATGGCAGGTTTGGCCAATTGAAGTTGACCTTAAATTTTTAGAACCAGTTGGAAGAGAACTTAAGCTGCTTGGAAAGGTAACTCTCCATAATTTTAGATTCTCTTTTTGGTCTTTCTTAACGTTTTTTCAAGCAAACATATTCtatgtatttcatattcattCTGGGTGAAGATTGTATGATTATTCTCGTGTATTGAATTGTAGAACTCTGAATAAGGTGTTAGGTCGCTTGATGTGAATAAAAAAGAACCAGTCTGTAGAACACTCTTTCTTTGATCCCATCTGATGTGATATCCTTCAACTTTGGCTCAGTACAAATATATCTGCATGTGATTTTAGGCTGACTAGTGTTTGAGTGATTATCATTCCTCCCTGATTGATTAGCTGGCTGATCTTATATACCTGTATGGTTTAGCAGACCTTAGCTGATTCAGTTGGTCTTCAGGCATCTGTCTATAAAATATCAACTATAATCTAACACAGTTTCAGTCTAGTAATAGAATGAGATCATTAACCTAATTGGAATCCTAACCCTGACTGCAAGTAAACATGCATGATATGCATCTCATTTGTGTGTTGattttttaatgctttttgTGAATTTGTTTGCTGTCTTCTTTCATATATAAAGCATGCAAATTTGCATAGCCAGTGGAGtttcataatcaattttattgttGCTCTGTATGCAGTTTATGGATGATGCAGTCAGCCTCATGAACAAATCCTTCATAGATCGGTAGTTGCTCAAGAGTTTTATTTGTTAAGAGAGCACAACTGCTGCCTGAGTATTCTGAATCATTCTTGTTATGCAGAAGTCTAGCCGAACAGAGTGACTGCAGATAACATTTTCTTCTGCactaaatttcttttcttttagatCAAACAATTTCTTGAAAAGTGGATGTAGACATATGGAGGTTTAAGTTTCTTCAGTGTTTTTGGCTGCATAAATTTTGTCTTGTGGACTTATATACTATGACTGGAAACGAAGATCTgtataatatcttaattttgaataaatattatattttttcttttaattttcacatttttaaaGAGCTGCATGCATAGCATTGTTCATGTCTGATGGATATGCTGCTTCTGGTTTATATATGTACTCATTGACACACTGAAAGAAGTGAACACAAATGAATAATACTGTTTATCCCAAATtgctattttaaaaaatgcGGTGCATTGGCTAATTATGTCTCCCAGTTCATTAACTGCTCTAATGTACTATTGAAAGGAACCAAAACTCTTCTAGTTGGGAGCTGTTCTAGGTATTAGGCCGAGAAACTAATTAAGAAGATGAGCTTTCCTCTCGGCCAGTCAACACTCCATTCAAAGAGATAAGGGAGACGATATATGATAAGTGGGATGGAACTATCTGATGAAGCGACGGAGGAAATCTAGATGGAGATTCAAATTCTGGTCTTATGCCTAAAACTCCTATCCATATAAtgtctcttttttctttattagtgaataatttaataaaatattgcataTGTTTTAATAATTGGCAGGTACACTAGCTATCCGCATATGCCATAGTAGAAGTTTGTAGTAGAAGTAACCCCTGCATGTAAAGCCAGTTAATGATGCAAAGAGGGGAGAAAGAACTCCATCCATACATTGAATGATGACCTCACTgtttcttttgctttctttaccCAACATATTTCAGCTTGTATAGGAAGGCTCCAACCTCTCTTAAGTTTGTCACAGTTCACAACAGTAATGCTTACCAAGCGGCTATGCAAGGAGACAATTTGCACAAGGGGCCTTGGCATGAGGAAGATGACGAGTGATAACTTCTGTGACCCTTATGGGATTGCTTAGCTAGAGCATCGGATCAAAAATTAGATGGATGGAAGTAACAGACGATTCTGCTATTTCATGAAACAAATGATctaatttgtcaattttttttcagcCTGCAGATCTAAAGAGGAGTGGTAAGAGTTGCAGGTTGCGATGGGTGAACTATCTTTGTCCCAATGTTAAACATGGTGATATAAGCATTGAGGAATAAATCATCCTTCAACTTCATAAACACTGGGGTAACAAGCAAGATTCTTTTCATAAATCATATCCATTGAGAATTTCAGGTGCTGAgctattaataatatttgttacaCAAAATCTCCCTCTAGGATCTTTTGATCAGAAGGGGGGAGATTACTTGGATCATAGATTAATTAATCTAAATAATTGAAATCTTATTAGCCTTACTAATCCAAGTCCTTATGCTTACAGTTGTTCACTGGACCCTCATAATAATGATTAAAAGGTTATGTAATTTTGGATTTGAGAATACTCAATAGTACTACTGGTTTGTTAAAAAATCTCTTGAGTTCATGTTCATCTTGTCTAATTTGCGAAACAGATCAAACCTTGAGGAAGTTCTTGCTTAAATTGTCCAAAGTTGTGTCTACAAGAACTAACAGATCACATTAAACTTTTCCCAGGTTGAAGAATACAAGAATAAGAAGCAAGACAATGCAATTAAAGCAGAAGTTGAGAAAGGCATCATTTGCTTTCTGCTTCCTGACCCGAATTTGGTTTCATCACCGGGTCCTCTGCTCCACATTCCCAGGTTGTTGTCCCTGCTCATTCATCCATCACACATAAAATCAGTATCACAAACATCTTTGAACTTAGTTGAgctaaaaattacaaatgatgGGTAAGTAGTGATAATTCCAAAAGCTGAGGGGctgaaaaatgtagaaaaagaaaaagggaggaaaagagagaaaaagaaaaagtaagaaaagcaagaaaagaggaaaagagGAAGTAAAAATTAGTGTTTACCTGCCACCAACACCAAGAACACCAGCATGCCAAGTGAGCTGCACGATAAGATCAGCTGATTTAGGCTCCACACTATAAGCTTTTTCATATTTCACCTCAACTCCGGCACCTGATGCCACAAAAAATGCACCATTCACCAGTATGTCTCCTTCTGATCTCCAATTCCATCCCTTCCATTCTCCCTCAGCTGTATCAACTCTCTTTGTCACCTGCACCACAATCACGTATATCTATTAACTTCAACTTTTTTACCTTCTCAAATAAAGACTTGCGATTGATCAGTGTTCCAGGATCTTTAAAAGCTCAGCTTATGATCATAATTCCTTTGTTTATCACATTCTATCCTTTATTCCTATGCTATGCTAGTATTTACCGTTAAGGCTTGGTTTAACTGCAGACGCTTtgattaaatacaaataaaatccCAGAAGCTAGTTACTGCTTCTGcaatcaatgaaaattttcctttttctgaaCAGTGTTTCATAATTAGTTTACATTAGACAATGCTATAAGcttcttcttcaaatttcaaGTGGGAACCCACCttgaaaaaactttaattttcgGTGATTTGACAGTAGGACATTCAATTTCTAGTGGAcgattaatttcaaaaaagcaTAAAGAAAACACGTAGAAAAACTAGGTCTATACCTCCTTAGCATTGGGATTCGAAGGTGCATTATAGCGATTTCCTTGGCTATTAATGGTGGGATTTCCACTACCACCAATGGCATACATTTCCCACTCTGTATAATCATTGTTCACCACATGAATGTATCCCCTTCTGCATCTTGGCATTCTCTGCACAAGCTTCTCCCCAAAGTGATTAAACGCTATTGTCACTTGCATTCCTGAGTCCGGCAAGTAGCCATCACTGTGACCAAGCAGCATTACTTCATTGTGATGagaaaaataattgtttgataTTGTGATGCCTGTGGAACCCATCACGGCATCAATCAGCCCGTCCTTGCAGTGAGACAGTGAACAGTGATCAATCCATAAGTCTTTGGACCCGAATATGGAGATCCCATCACCGTCCGACTTTGTTCTCCACCCGAAATGCGTTGGACTCGAGCGTACATTAGCCTCCCCTGTGTCgcaaatttagaaatttgattgaaaaaactCTAATCCTGGTGGGACTTTTCAGAATAATGTAAAATCTTGGAGTTCCTTTTAAATGCATTGGATTCTTATTCTCTGGACCCCTCAAATACAAATGTGTTAAAGCTTATCCAAAGCAATAAAGCTTCCAGTTTTAATGTATTTAGTCAAGATAATGTTGTTTTACAGTTTTCACTGAGAAATGCGGATGGATTTGAGAGGATTTACTTTAAGATTTCTTACCCATGAAAAAGATGGATCATTTGAGGTTTTTTAACTTGCAGCAAAATCTTACCTGACTGCACACAGTGGTGAACATGAATGTTGTGAATGATGACATTGCTGATGTACTGCAGTGTAATGCAGCCACCGCCGGTAATGTGGACATTGGCGCCGCGACCGTCAAGGGTCTTGTAGCTATTAAAGATGAGTTCCTGAGATAGTTTTATGTGCATGTTGCTTGGGAACACTATCCACAGAGGTTGAGTCTGTATTACAGCATATCTTAGTGTGCCTGGCTTTGGAGTCACAGCATCATCATCCGAAGAATCAGTGACAATATAGTATTCACCATTTTTGCCCCCCATTGCATACTGGCCGAACCCAATGGCGCAATCAGCTAGCCGCTGGCGGTTATTGGCCCAGTCTGGGTCACATTTCCAGCAGTCGTCTATGGGGTTGCCAGTAATGCACGAAGATTGGTCCTTTTCAGAAATTTGTAGCGTCTGCCTTCTTGACATTGAAGCATTTACTCTTCTGCATTGCAAAAATGTGGAATCATTAGAAGTAGAAAGgcataacaataaaaatgaaagaatgcAGGACAGCCAGAACAACCCAGAGCTCAAATAGTCAGAAGAAGTACAGAAGTCCTGCACTTATACTTCGCAAGCCTGAAACTTGAGGTTTATCATAGGGAAGCATGAAGCAATGCCTTTGGCTATCATGTGAACATTTTGACAACTTAATTATACGGAAAATGGAGGGTGAACCCAGATCAGACATGCTAAAAAAACAATGAGTTCTATGAAAAAATTACAGTGAAGAGTGCAATAGTGGAGCGACATTATACCTGTGAAGTTCTTGAACAACTTCTTCGGGATTGGGGTGGGGAGTAGGCAAGGTGAGGTTGAGCATTGCTTTACCAAGTGGGAAAAATGAGCTCAAAAGAGAGATCAAGACAATGCAGTTGCTGCGAAACATTGTTGTGGAAGAATGCTGTGGCATGCTTGCTGGTTCAGTCTTAAGAATTGACTGAGATGTTTGGTATCCCTTTAGTGCTCGGTAACATGCATTTTCATTATAagattttgtttaataatgaGCACCAGTGAAGATTTATGAGTAGAAAAGAAAACATGactttgtttttgtgtttttttgtttctctCACTCATCCATCTTACAGTCTTGAGTGAGCCTGTAGGAGCTGATTTATAATCATGGTAATAATGGACTTTTGGGATTcgctttaaaaaataaaagacaagCAACTTAGGGAGAGAGAGGGAACGCCTAGTCTCAGGGGAAGCGGTCTCAAATTTTCTCTGTGGGTGTAGGGAGGCCTTAATAATTCCACATTACTCAAAAAGTTctcataaattttcttttcaagtttgaaatttACATCCCACTTCTTCCGAGAGTATAGATTTAGATTAACATTATGCACAAACTTGTCTTTTGTGTGTTGGATGTTAGACAAGTAGTATCATTTCTTGAATTATATCTGTGCAGTAAAATAGATTTGCAAGAGAAGGTGTGTTTAAGAGTTTGTATTTATGGGTTGAGCTTGTGAACCTTCTTGTGGTGTCGTTGTATTGGATGTTTTGCTAAGGGGGGCTTTGTTTGTCCTCTGGCTCCTCGCTTGAGGTTTCggtttgatttgtttataaCATACTTATTTACTCACCATATAAAGCCAGTTGATATGAAGCCAACAGTGTCAAATTTAAATCACGGTTCATTAATGTGTGAAGTTCTATACTTCtaaaaattttgcataaaaataataaatgatagatTATTTAGTTAATCAtagtagagatgacaatttaattaaaaaaccagGTCTTCAACCCACCGTTCCTTAAATAAAGAGACAATTCCCAGATAAAAACTGAAATTGCTAAAATCTTCATAATCGAGAATGGGATGAGAATGGAGATATATATCTTTGACCCGTCTCTTTCCTGATTCATccttaagttttgaattattacaaatatatcttaaaacctaataaatattttataattttccagCAGGAATaggagaggaagaagagaaaaaattttccCACAAAGAGGGAAAGGAGATTCTTCATCATTACcataataaaagtaaaacaaacacaacaaaaaaattaaaatcaatgagagaaaaataatttatttggttattataactattattttagcaattaattatttttattgttattaaaactaaataaatttataactttaattaagggaaaaatattCCTTAAAAGTCaatctctcatttttttaaagttttaataacgaaaaaaatctcattatcatctgttattataactttttttattaaaaatattatcgtCATTAATACTTTGAATGGGAAAAGTTATACCAACATATGACAACGAGAATTTTTCTATTACTATAACTTTTTAAtgatagaaaataaatttgtaattattattttcctttcatcgaagttataaatttatttaattttaataagaatataaataattggtttttaaaattacgaatatagtatttataatgattttatatatatatatatgttcgtgataatattttcactaatgctaatttttttttttgtaatgaaggttttctttttgaagATAAAGACAAAGATTAAGGTATTTGACTTCTACTCACCTCGTTGTTATCTCTAAAtcatatattactttattcaaaCTCTCCCATCTAGGTATTTTCTAAACTATTAGTTTATTAATAGCTTTATTTGTATCAATTGCTATCAAAATTTCTCTTCTGATATGTTTCTTAAGTTTCTAACTGTGATATTCCTTTATTCATTAACCAAGCTGAATTGGCAAGATAGAAAGGATAGAGAAAGTTCTTTAGTGGCTACAAAAGGTTACATTACATACATGGATTATGAACATCGATTCTCGAAACCAAAATAACGGATTATATGGAAATTCCAAACTTGAAGATTAGATATCCTATAAAGACTGAAGATTCTAATTCAACCCGCCGAATCCGGAACAACAGAGCGCTAAATATTCTGCTACTTTTTATGGGCATTGGGGACAactctaagaaaaaaataaaagataacttAATATTATTGATCACCTTCTAATAAAACTCCTACTTTATCTTGTGTCTGCCCTTTCGTGTCTTGGGTCCCTCTTGAACAATCTTTTGTATTTAAATCTGTCTAAAGGGTTATTGGATATTTGGTTTTAATCCATCAAAGAGCTTCTGGGTTTGGCAAGCAAGGTACCCAATGATCTGAAAATCTGAGAATATATAGAAATACTATATATCTTTGGAACAATGAAGTTGAAAGTAAATGTGTTCATATTCCTTTCCTCTACAACATGTAAAGTAGAATACTCCCTAGggtaccaaaaaaaaaaaaagatataaggatttaaaaaatgGTGAAATGGGTCCCCGTCCCTTGATTAAATGCTGAAAAAATGCACCCATTAGATACACCTTGCTGTTCTAATGAACTATTTAACAAGTAGGATTAACTAGTGACGGCTTAAAGCATTATTCATTGCATTTCCAACATTTAATTATCACTTCATCAGaaacttatttaataataaataaatgtgtcTATAACTTTTTGTTCTTGGATACTtccatgttttgttttttgttatatgGTCGTTTACTACTCTCCATAATTTTAGGTTTCTTTTGGCACGAGAGTCTATGAAAAAAAGAGTATATTAGAATAGAGCTATAAGAGCCTGCTCCTGTTAAGAATTTGTTAAGTATTTGATTAGAGAAATGCAAAAATGCGTATTAGCATTAATTTATCATGAATATGTCAAGCCAAATTCTTAGAATCATTTTCTTGAAAACTTTTTCGCTTAATATCATGAGCTTAAATTTCTCGTTTCCATTGTTCCAAACAATCATTCAGAGGCAACTGTCTATAAAAATACCAATAGGGATCTCAGTTTTGTGAACAAGAAATCACTATCTCATAACATTTGACGATAATGCGCCAGATTGGAAACAGTTCCTGCAGAAACTGAGACTGGCCCTGGAATTATTAAGAAATGCAGTTAGGTAGAAGATGACTTCTCTCACAGTCACTGCAAATGAGTCCCCACAAAGTTTctacttttgacttttttttcattgaatcaaTTTGAAGGTCCCATCTCTATGACAAAAGTATGACTACAAAACAATCTGCTGCATATTTTCTTTGACACAAATATTCATGTAAATGGTCACTCACACTAGCGGTATCTTACTGTTTACCCTTCTAAATacattaggccaaatgactgtgTCCCTCCCAAGGTTGGTGCAAACCTACTTGTCatccattaattataaaaaatctaaatatttatatgtctgttaaattttattattattatcaagagtaaaattgttatttaaaatatttaaaaaaactaaaagtttatcaTATATCCCTTccggtttaaaaatctaacaaatatccctattcaaagtttaaaaaatgaatacttTTCTCTAAGGTTTTTCCAATCACTGTTGCCAATTGTCGGTAGTGGCAATGACCGTGTTCTCCCTCCCTCccaacttttctctttttcccaTTCTATTTTCGACCATCACTAACTTAGAAAAACAATCAACAAAGACATATCTTCGTCTCTAAACAAAGACGTGATTCATCTTTATCGACGGATTTTGTCTATcaataatggtaaaaaatagAGCACAGTTGAGAGAGAAGCCAAGAGGGAGGGAGAACACCGTCGTCGCCATCTTCTTTAGTTGTCGACAGTGTGCTGAAAAAATTCTAAgggaaaatgtaaatttttcaaattttgggtgaaagaatttgttagtttttaaatctatggggtgaaaatgtgataaatttttaattttttaaatatttttattaaataataattttacccttgataattacagtgaaatttaatagataagaggatatttgaatttttgatagttaatggATGGAAAGTAGGCtctcatcaaaccttgggtgggaaatagtgatttgacCAATATATCATGATGCCTTCTTCTATTCAAATGTGAATAATTTTAGGTGATTTATGCAAGCAAAGTCAATAAGTGTCAGTATCGTTATCTGCTCTTAAAACTTTATCCAAAACTTGATAACATGttcataaacaaattaataataatttatatcctaAATAATACAGGTAGGGCCTCCGTAATTACTGAATAACATGTAAACTAAGTTATGCATGCTTCGTTCTTAACTATTTTTACACCTAAGTCATAGCTAGTTAACAATCGTATCCTTCTGAATGGATTTAATATCTTTGACTATTTAGGTTAGAGGTAAATGCTTAAAGCTGTATCTGCTGGATCATTTTCCTTCAAAAACTGTTTCATAAATTGTATATTTTGGCAaacacttaaaataaaaattttcaaaaccaatttATGATTTCCTAAACAAAATGCAAAGACATAGGcatcatcaaaattcaaaa
It contains:
- the LOC123210778 gene encoding uncharacterized protein LOC123210778, encoding MSKKGGAALQKDAPWRQSSGKPIPKIHHSPIVRLPNTPYSNYALSISQHPNPVGTGLAMDAIVEAAGPDCIVPGQIKPIRLLGLKVWPIEVDLKFLEPVGRELKLLGKFMDDAVSLMNKSFIDR
- the LOC123210770 gene encoding probable pectate lyase 12, whose protein sequence is MPQHSSTTMFRSNCIVLISLLSSFFPLGKAMLNLTLPTPHPNPEEVVQELHRRVNASMSRRQTLQISEKDQSSCITGNPIDDCWKCDPDWANNRQRLADCAIGFGQYAMGGKNGEYYIVTDSSDDDAVTPKPGTLRYAVIQTQPLWIVFPSNMHIKLSQELIFNSYKTLDGRGANVHITGGGCITLQYISNVIIHNIHVHHCVQSGEANVRSSPTHFGWRTKSDGDGISIFGSKDLWIDHCSLSHCKDGLIDAVMGSTGITISNNYFSHHNEVMLLGHSDGYLPDSGMQVTIAFNHFGEKLVQRMPRCRRGYIHVVNNDYTEWEMYAIGGSGNPTINSQGNRYNAPSNPNAKEVTKRVDTAEGEWKGWNWRSEGDILVNGAFFVASGAGVEVKYEKAYSVEPKSADLIVQLTWHAGVLGVGGRDNNLGMWSRGPGDETKFGSGSRKQMMPFSTSALIALSCFLFLYSSTWEKFNVIC